The following are from one region of the Sorghum bicolor cultivar BTx623 chromosome 2, Sorghum_bicolor_NCBIv3, whole genome shotgun sequence genome:
- the LOC8060239 gene encoding uncharacterized protein At1g04910, giving the protein MRRASPSPSPARGPAVFAAAVVVFLPTLFPGMFSPLGHAFPSLFSEWNAPKPMHPSLLNEALRWAVTDKQKTGLWSPLPYQGWKPCLKPSVSHTLPLEPSGFIQVFLDGGLNQQRMGICDAVAVAKILNATLVIPHLEVNPVWKDSSSFEEIFDVDHFINSLKDEVSIIKALPKEFSWSTREYYGTGIRATRIKTAPIHASANWYLENVSPILQSYGIAAVAPFSHRLAFDDLPADLQRLRCKVNFQALVFRSHIISLGETLVKRLRSSVGGRSSKSIHQVVGDTNQAQKYAVLHLRFDKDMAAHSACDFGGGRAEQLALAKYRQVIWQGRVLNSQLTDRELRNTGRCPLTPEEIGLLLVALGFDSKTRLYLASHKVYGGEARISSLRKLFPLMEDKRSLASEDELANVEGKASVLAALDYYISMHSDIFISASPGNMHNALMAHRTYENLKTIRPNMALLGRIFVNKSMEWQEFQQVVQAGHKGRYGQIRLRKATQSIYTYPAPDCMCQG; this is encoded by the exons ATGCGGAGGGCGTCGCCTTCGCCGTCTCCGGCGAGGGGcccggcggtcttcgccgccgcggTCGTGGTGTTTCTGCCGACCTTATTCCCCGGGATGTTCTCTCCGCTTGGCCACGCCTTCCCTTCTCTCTTCTCG GAGTGGAATGCCCCTAAGCCAATGCATCCTTCTCTTTTAAATGAGGCTTTGCGATGGGCAGTT ACAGACAAACAAAAGACAGGGCTATGGTCACCCTTGCCATACCAGGGGTGGAAACCATGCTTAAAGCCATCAGTTTCTCACA CATTACCTCTGGAACCAAGTGGATTCATCCAAGTATTTCTTGATGGTGGATTGAACCAGCAAAGAATGGGG ATATGTGATGCCGTTGCAGTTGCAAAGATTCTTAATGCTACTCTTGTGATCCCACATCTTGAAGTAAACCCTGTTTGGAAGGATTCAAG CTCATTTGAAGAGATATTTGATGTGGATCACTTTATCAACTCCCTAAAAGATGAAGTTTCCATTATCAAAGCGCTTCCAAAAGAATTTTCTTGGAGCACAAGAGAGTACTATGGCACAGGCATCCGTGCTACAAGAATAAAAACTGCACCTATTCACGCCTCAGCAAATTGGTATTTGGAGAATGTCAGTCCTATCCTGCAAAG CTATGGGATTGCTGCAGTTGCTCCCTTTTCTCACCGCCTTGCATTTGATGATTTGCCTGCGGATCTTCAACGCTTGCGTTGTAAAGTTAACTTCCAAGCTCTGGTCTTTCGGTCTCACATTATCTCACTCGGAGAGACACTTGTGAAGCGCTTGAGGTCTTCAGTCGGGGGTCGTTCCAGTAAATCTATCCATCAAGTTGTAGGAGACACAAATCAAGCTCAAAAATATGCAGTTTTGCATCTCCGTTTTGATAAG GATATGGCTGCACATTCTGCCTGTGACTTTGGAGGTGGCAGAGCTGAACAGCTAGCTCTTGCTAAGTACAGGCAAGTTATATGGCAAGGGAGGGTATTAAATTCACAGCTAACTGATAGGGAGCTTCGGAACACAGGACGCTGCCCATTGACCCCAGAAGAGATTGGGCTGTTACTGGTAGCCCTTGGCTTTGACAGCAAAACTCGACTCTATCTTGCTTCTCACAAG GTATATGGTGGAGAAGCCAGGATCTCTAGCCTGCGCAAGCTATTTCCATTGATGGAGGACAAGAGGAGCCTTGCATCTGAAGATGAACTTGCTAATGTTGAAGGGAAGGCTTCTGTTCTAGCAGCTCTTGACTATTATATCAGCATGCATAGCGATATTTTCATCTCCGCATCTCCTGGAAATATGCACAATGCTTTG ATGGCTCACCGAACCTATGAGAACTTGAAGACCATAAGGCCAAACATGGCATTGCTTGGCCGCATCTTTGTGAACAAGAGCATGGAGTGGCAAGAGTTTCAGCAGGTTGTACAGGCAGGACACAAAGGAAGATACGGGCAAATCCGGCTGAGGAAGGCAACGCAATCCATCTATACGTATCCTGCACCTGATTGTATGTGCCAAGGATAG
- the LOC8060240 gene encoding probable calcium-binding protein CML45, translated as MEMASSSTAPTTSYYNVSVAQAVFTLSINAILVWLTTVIKSSSSSSSSSSSGRRRDAAPAATPAPASATAPPPSPSSPAKPAAAAVDMDVVLGLMGAGASAVSVGFEEAAALFEEEEATVEEAREAFAVFDRNGDGFIDAAELRSVLTSLGFQAGVADAECQRMIDAYDGDRDGRIDFLEFVKLMETSH; from the coding sequence ATGGAGATGGCCTCTTCCTCCACGGCGCCGACCACGTCCTACTACAACGTGTCCGTGGCGCAGGCGGTGTTCACGCTCTCCATCAACGCCATCCTCGTCTGGCTCACCACCGTCATCaagtcctcttcctcctcctcctcctcctcctcctccggccgccgccgcgatGCCGCCCCCGCGGCGACCCCGGCGCCTGCTAGCGCCACCGCACCACCACCGTCGCCGTCGTCACCGGCtaagcccgccgccgccgccgtcgacatGGACGTGGTGCTCGGGCTGATGGGCGCCGGAGCCAGCGCGGTGTCCGTCGGGttcgaggaggcggcggcgctgttcgaggaGGAAGAGGCGACGGTGGAGGAGGCCCGCGAGGCGTTCGCGGTCTTCGACCGCAACGGCGACGGGTTCATCGACGCCGCGGAGCTCCGGAGCGTGCTCACGTCGCTCGGGTTCCAGGCCGGCGTCGCGGACGCGGAGTGCCAGCGCATGATCGATGCGTATGACGGGGACAGGGATGGCAGGATCGACTTCCTCGAGTTCGTCAAGCTCATGGAGACGAGCCACTGA